The Canis lupus baileyi chromosome 11, mCanLup2.hap1, whole genome shotgun sequence genome includes a window with the following:
- the B4GALNT1 gene encoding beta-1,4 N-acetylgalactosaminyltransferase 1, protein MRLGRRALYALVLLLACASLGLLYVSTRDAPGLRAPLALWAPLQGPPRPELPDLAPEPRYAHIPVRIKEQVVGLLSGNNCSCESSGGSLHLPFQRQVRAIDLTKAFDPQELLAASASREQEFQAFLSRSQSAADQLLIASANSPLQYPLQGVEVQPLRSILVPGLSLQAASGQELYQVNLTASLGTWNVAGEVTGVTLNGEGQPDLTLTSPGLDHLNRQLQLVIYSSQSYQANTADTVRFSTEGHEAVFTIRIRHPPNPRLYPPGSLPQGAQYNISALVTIATKTFLRYNRLRALIASIRRFYPTVTVVIADDSDKPESIRGPHIEHYLMPFGKGWFAGRNLAVSQVTTKYVLWVDDDFVFTARTRLERLVDVLERTPLDLVGGAVREISGFATTYRQLLSVEPGAPGHGNCLRQRRGFHHELVGFPGCVVTDGVVNFFLARTDKVREVGFDPRLSRVAHLEFFLDGLGSLRVGSCSDVVVDHASKLKLPWTSRDVGAETYARYRYPGSLDESQVAKHRLLFFKHRLQCMTSE, encoded by the exons ATGCGGCTGGGCCGCCGGGCCCTCTACGCGCTGGTGCTGCTGCTCGCCTGCGCCTCGCTCGGGCTCCTGTACGTGAGCACCCGGGACGCGCCGGGCCTCCGGGCACCCCTGGCGCTGTGGGCGCCCCTGCAGGGCCCCCCCAGGCCGGAACTGCCGGACCTCGCGCCTGAGCCCCGCTATGCACACATCCCCGTCAGGATCAAGGAGCAAGTGGTGGG GCTGCTCTCTGGGAACAACTGCAGTTGTGAGTCCAGCGGAGGGAGCCTTCACCTCCCCTTCCAGAGGCAGGTCCGAGCCATTGACCTCACCAAGGCCTTTGACCCCCAGGAGCTGCtggctgcctctgcctccagggAGCAGGAGTTCCAGGCCTTCCTTTCAAG GAGCCAGTCCGCCGCTGACCAGCTGCTCATAGCCTCCGCCAACTCCCCTCTTCAGTACCCCCTGCAGGGTGTGGAGGTCCAGCCCCTCCGGAGCATCTTGGTGCCAG ggctGAGCCTGCAGGCAGCTTCTGGTCAGGAGCTTTACCAG gtgaaCCTGACTGCCTCCTTGGGCACCTGGAATGTGGCAGGGGAAGTGACTGGAGTGACTCTCAATGGAGAAGGCCAGCCAGATCTCACCCTCACCAGCCCAGGGCTGGACCATCTCAACCGGCAGCTACAACTGGTCATTTATAGCAGCCAAAGCTACCAGGCAAACACAGCAGACACAG TCCGGTTCTCCACGGAGGGACATGAGGCTGTCTTTACCATCCGCATAAGACACCCTCCCAACCCTCGGCTTTACCCACCAGGATCTCTACCCCAGGGAG CCCAGTACAACATCAGCGCCTTGGTCACCATTGCCACTAAGACCTTCCTACGTTACAATCGGCTCCGGGCGCTCATCGCCAGCATCCGCCGCTTCTACCCAACGGTCACCGTGGTCATCGCCGACGACAGCGACAAGCCGGAGAGCATCAGAGGCCCCCACATCGAGCATTATCTCATGCCTTTTGGCAAG GGCTGGTTTGCAGGCCGGAACCTGGCCGTATCACAGGTGACCACCAAGTACGTCCTGTGGGTGGACGACGACTTCGTCTTCACCGCGCGGACGCGGCTCGAGAGGCTTGTGGACGTGCTGGAGCGGACGCCGCTGGACCTG GTGGGCGGCGCGGTGCGCGAGATCTCGGGCTTCGCCACCACCTACCGGCagctgctgagcgtggagcccggcGCGCCAGGCCACGGGAACTGCCTCCGGCAAAGGCGTGGCTTCCACCACGAGCTCGTGGGCTTTCCAGGCTGCGTGGTCACCGACGGCGTGGTCAACTTCTTCCTGGCGCGCACCGACAAGGTGCGCGAGGTGGGCTTCGACCCGCGCCTCAGCCGCGTGGCGCATCTGG aatTCTTCCTGGATGGGCTTGGTTCCCTTCGGGTGGGCTCCTGCTCAGACGTCGTTGTGGATCATGCATCTAAGCTGAAGCTGCCTTGGACATCAAGGGATGTGGGGGCAGAGACTTATGCCCGGTACCGTTACCCAGGATCACTGGATGAGAGTCAGGTGGCCAAACACCGCCTACTCTTCTTCAAACACCGGCTGCAGTGCATGACTTCAGAATGA